One bacterium genomic window, GGTGCTCGGGGCAGTAACCGTCGGCCAGCGGGTCGAGACCGCGCACGATGCCGTCGAGACCCGCCATCAGGATGGCCGAGGCGGCCAGGTAGGGGTTGCAGGTGAAGTCGGGCGGGCGGTACTCCATGCGGCGGTGCTGGGGGTCGGCCACGTAGCTCGGGATGCGCACGGCGGCGCCGCGGTTGCTGCGCCCGAAGGTGATCGCCGTCGGCGCCTCGAAACCGGGCACCAGGCGCTTGTAGGAATTGGTGCTGGGGTTGGTGAAGGCGCACAGCGCGTGGCTGTGCAGCAGCACGCCGCCGATGTAGCTCAGGGCCAGCGGGCTGAGCGAGGCGTAGCCGGACGGGTCGTCGAAGACGTTGCGGCCGTCCTTCATCAGGTACTGGTGCAGGTGCCAGCCGCTGCCCGCGTTGTCGAACAGGGGCTTGGGCATGAAGGTCACCCGCAGGCCGTGGCGCTCGGCGAGGTTGAACAGGATGTACTTCGTCATCACGGCGTTGTCGCAGGTGGTCGGCAGGTCGTCGAACCAGCCCTCGATCTCCTGCTGGGCCTTGGCCCCCACCTCGTGGTGGTGGTAGCGGACCGGGATGTCGAAGTCCCGCATGACCGCGCAGACCTCGTCGCGGAAGTCGTCGTGGCGGTCGTGGGGGTTGCAGGCATGGTAGGCGTTCTGGAAGAAGCGCTCGCGGCTCTCCATCCGGTAGTGGGCGCTGGTGTTGCCCGAGTCGAAGTCCGCCTCCTCGAAGATGTGGAACTCGTACTCCGGGATCCAGCGCGTGGTGTCCGCGACGCCCATCTCCCGCAGCAGCCCTTCGGCGGCGCGCACGATGGTCCGGCCGTCCTGGGCGAACGGGGTGCGGCCGGCGTCGACGTGCTTGACCTCGGCGAACATCGTCAGCGTGGGGCGCTTGCGGAACGGGTCGACGTGCGCGGTGGCGAGATCCGGCAGCAGGACCATGTCGCTGTCCTCGACCTTGAGGAAGCCGTAGCTGGAGCCGTCGAAGCCGATGCCCTCGCCCATGACCTCCGGCGTGAAGCGGTCGAAGGGGAAGGTGATGTGGTGCAGGCGGCCGACGAGGTCCAGGACCTTCAGGTCCACGAACTCGATCTTCTTGTCGATGGCTTCCATGCGCACGGCGGCGAAATTCTGCGACGACATTTCCAGCTCCTTGCACGGATCGGGGCCCCGGGCCCGGGACGGCGGCGTAACCTCGAATATAAGCCGCGGCCGGCCCCCGCAAAGGGAAGAAAACGCCTGTTCATTTCTCGGGAGCCGCCTTGCCCACCACCCCCGCCCGGCCTATGTTTCGCACCGCTGCGCCGACGCGCGAAAGGAGCCGCCCGTGGCCGACCCCGCCGTGACCATCCTGTTCGAGGGCCAGCCCCTCGCCTGCCGCCCGGGCCAGTCGGTCGCGGCCGCCCTGTGGGACCACGGAGTCAAGGTCCTCTCCCACAGCCCCAAGTACGGCCGCCCCCGCGGCGCCTCGTGCGCGCGCGGCCATTGCATGGGCTGCCTGATGCGCATCGACGGCGTCCCCAACGTCCGCTCCTGCCACACGCCGGTCCACGATGGCCTGCGGGTCGCCCGTCAGGACGCCGGCGCCGTCTACGGCCGCCCCATGCAGTCCGCGCTGTCCGGCACCGGCCACCTGCTCCCGGTCGGCTTCTACTACAAGTGGTTCACCAAGCCGGCGGCCCTGTCGAAACTCTTCATGCGCATCATCCGCCCGGTGACCGGCATCGGCCGGTTGCCCGACGAGGCGGCCTGGCAGGCCGCGCCGCCCCCGCCCCGCTCCCGCGACCTCGGCCGCTGGGACACGGTGGTGGTCGGCGGCGGCGCGGCCGGGCTGGCCGCGGCCCTGGCGGCCGAGGGCCGCACGCTGCTGATCGACGATGCGGCCCACGGCGGGGGCCAGCGACGCGAGGCCCTCGACCTCGCCGCCGCCGGGGACGGCGACCCGCTGGCCGGCCTGCACCGCCTGCGGCGCCTGCGCGCGGTCCTGCACGAGCGCGACGCCCTGGTCGCAGCCGCCCCCAACGTGACCCGCGCGCCGGCGACCACGGTGGTGGGCTGCTACCAGCCCGACATGCTGCTGCTGCGCGACGCCACGGGCCTGTCCGTCGCGCGCGCCGACCGCATCGTCTGGGCGGCCGGCGCCCTGGACCAGCTGGGCCTGTTCGACGACCACGACCTGCCGGGCATCATGGGACCCCGCGCCCTGTACCGCCTGGCCGGTCGCGACGGGATCGACCTGCGGGGGCGCGCCGCGGTCGTCTGGGGCCACGGCCCGGACCAGTGGCTGTGCGCCGCCCTGCTGCACGCGCGCGGCGCGCGCGTCGTCCTGGCCCTGGATCCCACCGCCGCTCCCGACGAGGACGCCCTGGCGACCGCCCGGCGGCTCGGCTGGCAGCTGCGCACGGGCATGCGGCCGCTGGCCGCCCTCGGCCGCGCGGGTTCGCTGGCCGCGCTGCGCTTCGACGACGGCCGCAGCGGGACCCGCCCCGAATCCGC contains:
- the glnA gene encoding type I glutamate--ammonia ligase; this encodes MSSQNFAAVRMEAIDKKIEFVDLKVLDLVGRLHHITFPFDRFTPEVMGEGIGFDGSSYGFLKVEDSDMVLLPDLATAHVDPFRKRPTLTMFAEVKHVDAGRTPFAQDGRTIVRAAEGLLREMGVADTTRWIPEYEFHIFEEADFDSGNTSAHYRMESRERFFQNAYHACNPHDRHDDFRDEVCAVMRDFDIPVRYHHHEVGAKAQQEIEGWFDDLPTTCDNAVMTKYILFNLAERHGLRVTFMPKPLFDNAGSGWHLHQYLMKDGRNVFDDPSGYASLSPLALSYIGGVLLHSHALCAFTNPSTNSYKRLVPGFEAPTAITFGRSNRGAAVRIPSYVADPQHRRMEYRPPDFTCNPYLAASAILMAGLDGIVRGLDPLADGYCPEHPPADGRPHTVEFLPRSLDDALDALEVDHEFLTRGGVFPEALITRWLSIKRAEIQAINRRPHPYEFSMYFDL
- a CDS encoding (2Fe-2S)-binding protein; this translates as MADPAVTILFEGQPLACRPGQSVAAALWDHGVKVLSHSPKYGRPRGASCARGHCMGCLMRIDGVPNVRSCHTPVHDGLRVARQDAGAVYGRPMQSALSGTGHLLPVGFYYKWFTKPAALSKLFMRIIRPVTGIGRLPDEAAWQAAPPPPRSRDLGRWDTVVVGGGAAGLAAALAAEGRTLLIDDAAHGGGQRREALDLAAAGDGDPLAGLHRLRRLRAVLHERDALVAAAPNVTRAPATTVVGCYQPDMLLLRDATGLSVARADRIVWAAGALDQLGLFDDHDLPGIMGPRALYRLAGRDGIDLRGRAAVVWGHGPDQWLCAALLHARGARVVLALDPTAAPDEDALATARRLGWQLRTGMRPLAALGRAGSLAALRFDDGRSGTRPESACEIAVICGRGKPVYDGAYQLGADLVLDPLRGGYVPRDAAAGRWDGRTPAGLRLTIAGEAAGATLADLLEEVTA